One Thalassotalea hakodatensis DNA segment encodes these proteins:
- a CDS encoding sensor histidine kinase yields MKLSLYQRLSLSLLSVFVAILIVFYCWANSLEKQVRYEAQQGLHLSLAENLVNDNPILTKGVYDYEALKNLFHTLMVLGPAFEFYLLDPTGKVLTHSIDKHLIKRDQVSLAPLLNLIESNIALPIYGDDPKNEARQKVFSVAPVYNGEALQGYLYVIVAGEQYESAFANPQFNQQAKLSLMAFAGAMLFLFVVMLGLFRYFTKPLRKLIGDIHTLKAAGFDQSKVKLALWKRNTSNEVHQLGIVFEEMAQQISEQLNQLKQADLQRRELLADISHDLRTPLASLQGYVETVALGLDSLTAEQKNKYLQTALKNAQDLKLLIDQIFELAHLEGGQVSIQLESFNIIELLYDVLAKFSLKCQAKEIKMSIKPSHSNTLILADIAKLERVLSNLIENAIRHTPQGGQIYLQVDEIKSHQCQVTVKDTGTGIKKAELSYIFDTRYRASNAINAGEKHAGLGLAITKKLLELMHSEISVSSEIGQGAAFSFALKKVSVN; encoded by the coding sequence GTGAAGTTGAGTTTATATCAGCGGTTGTCATTATCTCTGCTGTCAGTGTTCGTCGCCATATTGATCGTGTTCTACTGCTGGGCTAATTCATTAGAAAAGCAAGTTAGGTATGAAGCACAGCAAGGTTTACATTTATCTTTAGCTGAAAATTTAGTCAACGATAACCCGATATTAACAAAGGGCGTATATGATTATGAGGCACTTAAAAATTTATTTCATACCTTGATGGTACTTGGACCAGCTTTTGAGTTTTATTTGTTAGATCCTACAGGAAAGGTATTGACTCACTCCATTGATAAGCACTTGATTAAGCGTGATCAAGTGAGTTTAGCACCGCTGTTAAATCTTATTGAAAGTAACATTGCTTTACCTATTTATGGTGACGATCCAAAAAATGAAGCACGGCAAAAAGTATTCTCAGTTGCACCTGTCTATAATGGTGAGGCATTGCAAGGCTATTTATATGTTATTGTCGCAGGGGAGCAATATGAGTCGGCTTTTGCTAATCCTCAATTCAATCAACAAGCAAAATTATCATTAATGGCATTTGCCGGCGCCATGTTATTTTTGTTCGTTGTGATGTTAGGCTTGTTTCGTTACTTTACTAAACCGCTTAGGAAATTAATTGGCGATATTCATACGCTGAAGGCGGCTGGATTTGATCAAAGCAAGGTGAAGCTTGCTCTTTGGAAAAGAAATACTTCGAATGAAGTGCATCAATTGGGCATCGTTTTCGAAGAAATGGCGCAACAAATTAGTGAGCAATTAAATCAACTAAAGCAGGCTGATCTTCAACGAAGAGAGTTATTGGCAGATATTTCTCATGATTTACGTACACCATTGGCATCGTTGCAGGGGTATGTTGAAACGGTAGCACTAGGGCTTGATAGTTTAACGGCTGAGCAAAAAAATAAATATCTACAAACAGCGCTGAAAAATGCTCAAGATCTTAAATTATTAATTGATCAAATTTTTGAATTAGCACATTTAGAGGGAGGTCAAGTATCTATTCAATTGGAAAGCTTTAACATTATTGAACTTTTGTATGATGTTTTAGCAAAGTTCTCCTTAAAATGCCAAGCCAAGGAGATCAAAATGTCGATTAAGCCTAGCCATTCAAATACGCTGATTTTAGCGGACATAGCTAAACTAGAGCGCGTACTGAGTAATTTAATTGAAAATGCGATAAGACATACACCGCAAGGCGGGCAGATATATTTGCAGGTAGATGAGATTAAAAGTCATCAATGTCAGGTGACGGTGAAAGACACCGGAACCGGAATTAAAAAAGCAGAGTTGTCGTATATTTTTGATACTCGCTATCGCGCTAGTAATGCTATCAATGCTGGTGAAAAACATGCTGGCTTAGGATTAGCGATTACCAAGAAACTGCTTGAACTCATGCACAGCGAAATATCAGTCTCTAGTGAAATAGGACAAGGTGCAGCGTTTAGCTTTGCGTTGAAGAAAGTGTCAGTAAATTAG
- a CDS encoding response regulator transcription factor, with protein sequence MDRVLLVEDDLDIAELIKVNLQDMSLEIVHQSSGEAALALIESRHFDLVILDVMLPGISGLDVCRQIREKYPEQSILMLTSRDSEIDRVLGLELGADDYMTKPFSIRELQARIRAQLRKAHVIAERTKTCQQQVKAAQLTLGALQIDIISHKTYLKGKDIPLTSTEFDLLYFLASHPEQVFSREQLLSSVWGYHHLGYEHTVNSHINRLRTKVEQNAAKPEIVQTVWGVGYKLSKQGVAA encoded by the coding sequence ATGGATAGAGTGCTTTTAGTTGAAGATGATTTAGATATCGCAGAACTGATCAAGGTAAACCTACAAGACATGTCACTTGAAATTGTTCATCAATCATCAGGCGAAGCCGCGTTAGCATTAATAGAAAGTCGTCATTTTGATTTAGTGATACTTGATGTGATGTTGCCCGGTATATCTGGTTTAGACGTATGTCGCCAAATCAGAGAGAAATATCCTGAGCAGTCTATTTTAATGTTAACTTCCCGAGACAGTGAAATTGACCGGGTGTTAGGGTTAGAGCTAGGTGCTGACGACTATATGACCAAGCCATTTAGTATTCGTGAGCTTCAAGCCAGAATAAGGGCACAATTACGCAAAGCACATGTAATTGCAGAGCGAACAAAAACGTGTCAGCAACAAGTAAAGGCAGCGCAACTCACCTTAGGAGCACTTCAAATTGATATTATCAGTCATAAAACTTACCTTAAAGGAAAAGACATTCCATTGACGTCAACAGAGTTTGATTTACTGTATTTTTTAGCATCGCACCCTGAGCAAGTGTTTTCAAGAGAGCAATTGTTAAGCTCTGTTTGGGGTTATCATCACTTGGGTTATGAACACACTGTTAATTCGCATATAAATCGCCTGCGTACTAAAGTAGAACAAAATGCCGCTAAGCCAGAAATTGTGCAAACTGTTTGGGGGGTCGGTTATAAGCTATCTAAACAAGGGGTAGCGGCGTGA
- a CDS encoding spondin domain-containing protein, with protein MNISSLKLGALMLTPLLLLAACGDSNSSKAPMVVEPPAPTPVDYSYQITVTNLTHAQPMSPIAVILHNEGMLWQIGEPAAAALELLAEAGDNTEVLTADMVLASQSGEGLLMPGMQESINITLTDTMPMMVSIATMLVNTNDAFTGVNAYDISNLMVGESISFTARSYDAGTEFNTETAASIPGPASGGEGEGYNEARDDIADHVAMHPGVVSSDDGLATSVLDAGHKFDNPTLSITIARTE; from the coding sequence ATGAATATATCATCTTTAAAACTAGGTGCATTAATGCTTACGCCGCTGTTATTGCTTGCTGCTTGTGGAGACAGTAACTCATCAAAAGCGCCTATGGTCGTTGAACCTCCCGCGCCAACCCCAGTTGATTACAGTTACCAAATTACCGTGACTAATTTAACCCATGCACAGCCTATGTCGCCTATTGCTGTGATACTGCACAATGAGGGCATGTTGTGGCAAATCGGCGAACCTGCAGCGGCAGCATTAGAACTGTTAGCAGAAGCGGGTGACAATACTGAAGTATTGACCGCTGACATGGTTCTTGCCAGTCAGTCAGGCGAAGGTTTGCTCATGCCCGGTATGCAAGAGTCTATCAATATTACCTTGACTGATACTATGCCAATGATGGTTTCTATCGCTACGATGTTGGTGAATACCAATGATGCATTTACTGGCGTTAATGCCTATGACATCTCAAATTTAATGGTCGGCGAAAGTATTTCTTTTACCGCCCGTTCTTATGATGCAGGAACGGAATTTAACACTGAAACTGCAGCTTCTATTCCTGGTCCCGCATCTGGTGGTGAGGGAGAAGGTTATAATGAAGCCAGAGATGACATTGCTGATCACGTTGCTATGCATCCTGGTGTCGTCAGCAGTGATGATGGCCTTGCGACATCTGTGCTTGATGCCGGACATAAGTTTGATAATCCAACATTGAGCATCACCATTGCTAGAACGGAATAA
- a CDS encoding spondin domain-containing protein produces MKLKHSILGAAIAIASIQAQAQQLDINITNLTQGIYFTPFLVAAHNADGKLFTVGAEASANLQMMAEGGDISGLSSDLGAISADINENPAEGLLAPAMSTSLMLDTTEGNNYLSIVSMLLPTNDGFVGLNSWMIPEEPGTYTIDLSAYDAGTEANDEVVNGGGAPGMLGIPVDPSGHGGTGASGVTDMESNTMIHIHRGSLGDDDVAGGNSDLNNTVHRWLNPVVRITVTVN; encoded by the coding sequence ATGAAATTAAAACACTCGATTTTAGGCGCTGCTATTGCCATAGCATCCATTCAAGCCCAAGCACAACAGTTAGACATCAACATTACTAACCTTACGCAAGGCATTTATTTTACGCCCTTTTTAGTCGCAGCTCACAACGCAGATGGTAAGTTGTTTACTGTCGGGGCTGAGGCGTCGGCAAACTTACAAATGATGGCAGAAGGTGGAGACATTTCTGGTTTGTCTTCCGATCTTGGTGCGATCAGTGCAGATATAAACGAAAACCCGGCTGAAGGTTTGCTTGCACCCGCAATGAGCACAAGCTTGATGTTAGATACAACAGAGGGCAACAATTATTTATCTATCGTGTCTATGTTACTACCAACTAATGATGGATTTGTTGGCTTAAACAGTTGGATGATCCCTGAAGAACCCGGCACTTATACTATCGACCTAAGTGCCTATGATGCAGGTACTGAAGCTAATGATGAGGTGGTAAATGGCGGCGGTGCTCCTGGTATGCTGGGTATTCCAGTTGACCCTAGTGGTCATGGCGGAACGGGTGCTTCGGGTGTGACAGACATGGAGTCAAATACGATGATCCACATTCATCGTGGTAGCCTGGGTGATGATGATGTGGCAGGAGGAAATAGTGATCTAAATAATACCGTTCACCGCTGGTTAAACCCTGTCGTTCGTATCACTGTCACCGTAAACTAG
- the ppsA gene encoding phosphoenolpyruvate synthase — MQENVLWYQELGMGDVDRVGGKNASLGEMISNLANVGVQVPGGFATTAFAFNEFLEQSGLNDKIYQLLDTLDVSDVNALAQCGSTIRQWIIDTPFLPAMQQDIENAYAQLAGEFSQDASFAVRSSATAEDMPDASFAGQQETFLNVRGLDAVMIAIKHVFASLFNDRAISYRVHQGYDHRGVALSAGIQRMVRSDISSSGVMFSIDTESGFEDVVFITSSYGLGEMVVQGAVNPDEFYVHKPTLTNGKPAVVRRNIGSKAIKMVYTDTQEHGKQVEIVDVDESLSNQFSLTDEEVQSLAKQAVIIEKHYQRPMDIEWAKDGLDGKLYIVQARPETVRSREQANVMEQFQLQSSGNIICEGRSIGHKIGSGAAKVLASLDEMDKIQPGDVLVTDMTDPDWEPIMKKASAIVTNRGGRTCHAAIIAREMGIPAVVGCGDATSKINAGDEVTVSCAEGDTGFIYQGKLDFTVTTSQVDEMPELPLKIMMNVGNPDRAFAFAKLPHAGIGLARLEFIINKMIGVHPKALLNFDQQSADLQEEIGDYMAGYSDPVEFYIAKLTEGISTLACAYAPEKVIVRMSDFKSNEYANLVGGEEFEPDEENPMIGYRGASRYISEDFRDCFALECEAIKRVRNDMVFTNVEVMIPFVRTLEEGQAVIDILAENGLRRGENGLRVIMMCELPSNALLADEFLDIFDGFSIGSNDLTQLTLGLDRDSGLIAHLFDERNPAIKKLLEMAIKACKTRGKYVGICGQGPSDHEDFAAWLVEQGIDSVSLNPDTVLPTWLYLAEQHG; from the coding sequence GTGCAAGAAAACGTTCTTTGGTATCAAGAGTTAGGGATGGGTGATGTAGACCGTGTTGGCGGTAAGAATGCATCACTTGGTGAAATGATTTCAAATTTAGCAAATGTTGGTGTTCAAGTGCCAGGAGGGTTTGCTACTACAGCGTTTGCCTTTAATGAGTTTCTTGAGCAAAGTGGCTTAAACGATAAAATTTATCAGCTACTAGACACATTAGATGTCAGTGATGTTAATGCGCTAGCACAATGTGGCAGCACGATTCGACAGTGGATTATCGACACACCGTTTTTGCCTGCTATGCAGCAAGACATCGAAAATGCGTATGCACAACTTGCCGGAGAATTTTCACAAGATGCTTCGTTTGCTGTTCGTTCATCTGCTACCGCTGAAGATATGCCAGATGCGTCTTTTGCAGGGCAACAAGAAACTTTTCTCAATGTCCGCGGTTTAGATGCGGTAATGATCGCTATAAAACATGTATTTGCATCATTATTTAATGATCGGGCTATTTCTTATCGAGTTCATCAAGGATACGACCATCGTGGCGTTGCATTATCCGCTGGTATTCAACGTATGGTGCGCAGCGATATTTCTTCAAGTGGCGTTATGTTCTCTATTGATACTGAATCTGGCTTTGAAGATGTTGTTTTTATTACCTCTAGCTACGGATTAGGTGAAATGGTGGTGCAAGGTGCTGTAAATCCAGATGAATTCTATGTGCATAAACCAACACTTACTAACGGAAAACCTGCCGTCGTACGCCGTAACATTGGTAGCAAAGCAATAAAAATGGTTTACACCGATACGCAAGAGCATGGCAAGCAAGTTGAAATTGTTGATGTAGATGAAAGTTTATCAAATCAGTTTTCATTAACTGACGAAGAAGTGCAGTCGCTGGCAAAACAAGCAGTTATCATTGAGAAGCATTATCAACGTCCGATGGATATTGAGTGGGCAAAAGATGGTTTAGACGGCAAATTATATATCGTACAAGCACGCCCTGAAACGGTACGTAGTCGTGAACAAGCAAATGTAATGGAGCAATTTCAATTACAAAGTTCAGGTAACATAATTTGTGAAGGTCGTTCAATCGGCCATAAAATAGGTAGCGGAGCGGCGAAAGTATTAGCATCACTTGATGAAATGGATAAAATACAGCCAGGAGATGTACTCGTTACCGATATGACAGATCCTGATTGGGAACCCATCATGAAGAAAGCGTCCGCTATTGTGACTAACCGTGGTGGAAGAACATGCCATGCTGCCATTATTGCACGTGAAATGGGCATTCCTGCTGTTGTTGGCTGTGGCGATGCAACCAGTAAAATTAATGCTGGGGATGAAGTTACGGTTTCTTGTGCAGAAGGCGATACTGGTTTTATCTATCAAGGTAAATTAGATTTTACCGTCACCACATCACAAGTTGATGAAATGCCTGAGCTGCCATTAAAAATAATGATGAATGTTGGTAACCCAGATCGCGCCTTTGCGTTTGCAAAATTACCACATGCAGGTATTGGTTTAGCGCGACTTGAGTTCATTATTAATAAAATGATTGGTGTTCACCCTAAAGCCTTACTAAATTTTGATCAACAATCAGCTGATTTACAAGAAGAAATTGGCGATTACATGGCAGGGTATAGTGATCCCGTTGAGTTTTACATTGCCAAGTTAACCGAAGGTATTTCTACACTTGCTTGTGCTTATGCGCCAGAAAAAGTGATAGTACGCATGTCAGATTTTAAATCGAATGAATATGCTAACCTTGTAGGCGGTGAAGAATTTGAGCCAGACGAAGAAAACCCAATGATTGGTTACCGTGGCGCTTCACGTTATATTTCTGAAGATTTCCGTGATTGTTTTGCACTGGAGTGTGAAGCAATTAAACGGGTAAGAAATGACATGGTTTTCACGAATGTTGAAGTGATGATCCCCTTTGTTCGTACATTAGAAGAAGGCCAAGCGGTTATTGATATTCTTGCTGAGAATGGTTTAAGGCGCGGCGAAAACGGATTACGTGTGATCATGATGTGTGAACTACCTTCTAATGCATTACTTGCTGATGAATTTTTAGATATTTTTGATGGGTTCTCGATTGGTTCAAATGATCTAACGCAATTGACCCTTGGTTTAGACCGTGATTCAGGCTTAATTGCCCATTTGTTTGATGAACGTAACCCTGCGATCAAAAAGCTGTTAGAAATGGCGATTAAAGCGTGTAAAACGCGCGGCAAATACGTTGGTATCTGTGGACAAGGTCCATCTGATCATGAAGATTTCGCTGCATGGCTAGTAGAGCAGGGTATTGATAGTGTATCGCTTAATCCTGATACCGTTTTACCTACTTGGTTATACTTAGCTGAGCAACACGGCTAA
- the ppsR gene encoding posphoenolpyruvate synthetase regulatory kinase/phosphorylase PpsR → MRTAFYISDGTAITSEVFGHALLSLFPLEFNHDTIAFVETEQQALAAKDKINRAAKITGEKPLVFHTFVNPKIREIIDSCDAIIYNFLEHFISPIEQELGVSAKPKAHRTHSIHENSYDNRIDAVNYSLANDDGSNITNYEQADLILVGVSRSGKTPTSLYLALQYGIKTANYPFIDEDMDALKIPDFLKPHKKKLFGLTIDAQRLMDIRDGRMANSKYSSARQCRMEIRAVENLYKKEKIPFINTTKLSVEEITAKILAQTGLQRYKY, encoded by the coding sequence ATGAGAACAGCATTTTACATATCAGACGGTACTGCCATTACCTCAGAAGTTTTTGGTCATGCATTATTGTCGTTATTTCCTTTAGAGTTTAATCACGACACCATAGCTTTTGTTGAAACTGAACAACAAGCGCTTGCCGCAAAAGATAAAATTAATCGCGCTGCAAAAATTACCGGTGAAAAGCCTTTAGTCTTTCATACGTTTGTTAATCCAAAAATACGAGAGATTATTGACAGTTGCGATGCCATTATTTACAACTTCCTTGAGCATTTTATTTCTCCAATTGAACAAGAGTTAGGTGTATCAGCAAAGCCTAAAGCACATAGAACACATAGCATTCATGAAAATAGCTATGACAATCGTATTGATGCAGTTAATTATTCTCTTGCGAATGACGATGGTTCAAACATTACCAATTATGAGCAAGCAGACTTAATTTTAGTGGGCGTTTCACGATCGGGTAAAACGCCAACCTCGTTATACTTAGCCCTTCAATATGGGATAAAAACAGCCAACTATCCTTTTATTGACGAAGATATGGACGCATTAAAAATTCCTGACTTTTTAAAACCGCATAAGAAAAAGCTTTTTGGATTAACAATCGACGCACAACGATTAATGGATATTCGTGACGGTAGAATGGCAAACAGCAAATATTCATCAGCAAGACAATGTAGAATGGAAATACGTGCGGTTGAAAACCTTTATAAAAAAGAAAAAATTCCTTTTATCAACACCACCAAACTGTCAGTAGAAGAAATCACCGCAAAAATACTCGCACAAACAGGTTTACAGCGTTATAAATATTAG
- a CDS encoding IS4 family transposase: MPESLLCHNFFDKSLSNFNQARMKTLKACSEALIASDRLTLTSLGRYLAGRANIKHKIKRVDRFLNNEHLFNQQVEIYASLAKPIISNLPYLAIAVDWSGCCRSDYHLLRASLLVDGRSLVLYNMVVELKDFDTPETNARFLDNLLQVIGEHRSVYILSDGGFLTPWYTKVRSLGWHFIGRLRGTMTCKLEGKNTWEKLPAFHQGASCQPTRLGKARVTQHSPTACDAFLHLYKGKYKGRKGNSRFTKDTRMYRRHAHEPWLLATSDNTLTSDQVIKLYSKRMQIEQNFRDDKSQQYGFSWRFSKTQGVRRMSALCLIACLASLLLWFVGFEAEQRNWQIMFQANTIKHRRVLSFLTLAKQVIRHRLHKIKNHYLQKSRENFLAYYQICSVIEKWGSVSPKGSVFLSFIRRYCFFMWNNHTLIAMPCLNTHKLLQK, encoded by the coding sequence ATGCCTGAATCCTTACTTTGCCATAACTTCTTTGATAAGTCCTTATCGAATTTCAATCAAGCGAGAATGAAGACACTTAAAGCATGCTCTGAAGCACTTATAGCGTCTGATAGATTAACCTTAACAAGTTTGGGGCGTTACTTAGCTGGACGTGCGAACATTAAGCATAAAATAAAAAGGGTTGATCGTTTTCTTAATAACGAGCATTTGTTTAACCAACAAGTTGAAATATACGCTTCGTTGGCCAAACCAATCATTAGCAACTTGCCTTATTTAGCCATTGCAGTGGACTGGAGTGGTTGTTGTCGTTCAGATTACCACCTGCTTAGAGCGAGTTTACTCGTTGACGGCCGTTCTTTAGTGCTTTACAACATGGTTGTTGAATTAAAAGATTTTGATACGCCAGAAACCAATGCCAGATTTTTAGACAACCTCCTTCAAGTTATTGGTGAACACCGGTCCGTTTATATTTTGTCAGATGGTGGTTTTCTTACTCCTTGGTATACTAAAGTCCGTTCATTAGGATGGCACTTTATTGGCCGTCTCAGAGGCACGATGACATGTAAGTTAGAAGGTAAAAATACTTGGGAAAAACTCCCTGCCTTTCATCAGGGAGCGAGCTGTCAACCAACTCGACTTGGCAAAGCGAGGGTTACTCAACACAGTCCAACAGCATGTGATGCATTTCTCCATTTGTACAAAGGAAAATACAAAGGACGAAAAGGGAATAGCCGTTTTACTAAAGATACTCGCATGTATCGACGGCATGCTCATGAGCCATGGTTACTCGCAACATCAGATAATACACTCACTAGTGATCAAGTAATTAAGTTGTACAGTAAAAGGATGCAAATTGAGCAAAACTTTCGCGATGACAAAAGCCAACAATATGGCTTTTCGTGGCGGTTTAGTAAAACACAAGGCGTAAGGCGAATGAGTGCCTTGTGCTTAATTGCATGTTTAGCCAGTCTATTACTTTGGTTTGTTGGCTTTGAAGCGGAGCAGCGCAATTGGCAAATAATGTTTCAGGCTAATACGATAAAACACCGCAGAGTTCTATCGTTTCTTACATTGGCGAAGCAAGTAATTCGGCATAGACTCCACAAAATTAAAAATCACTATCTACAGAAAAGTCGAGAAAACTTTTTAGCTTATTATCAAATATGTTCAGTTATAGAAAAATGGGGATCCGTCAGCCCTAAGGGCAGCGTTTTTTTGTCATTTATACGTCGTTATTGCTTTTTTATGTGGAATAACCACACATTAATCGCAATGCCTTGTCTAAATACCCATAAACTACTGCAAAAATAA
- a CDS encoding 3-deoxy-7-phosphoheptulonate synthase — MTIKTDEFRTTLIDSLVSPQELADQIPLSDNTANFIIESRKQIEAIINGEDDRLLIIIGPCSIHDTKAAIDYAKKLKTLHDKYKDSLYIVMRVYFEKPRTTVGWKGLISDPDLDKSFKVAKGLNLARSLLMEINELGLPAGTEFLDMVTGQYISDLISWGAIGARTTESQVHRELASALSCPVGFKNGTDGNIQIAVDAIKASSVPHVLYSPDKSGQMCIYQTHGNPFAHVILRGGKTPNYHASNVSDTLEKLTANDINTGIMVDCSHGNSDKDHRKQINVARSIADQVTNGTKGISGVMVESFLAEGKQKVVSNESLVYGQSITDACVDLTTSEDMLDILATAVKNARS, encoded by the coding sequence ATGACCATCAAAACAGACGAATTTAGAACGACACTGATAGACAGTTTAGTGTCGCCGCAAGAATTAGCAGATCAAATACCTTTGTCTGACAATACCGCTAACTTTATCATTGAAAGTCGCAAGCAAATTGAAGCCATTATTAATGGCGAGGACGATCGGTTACTTATCATCATCGGCCCGTGCTCTATTCATGATACTAAAGCAGCGATTGATTACGCGAAGAAGTTAAAAACATTGCACGATAAATATAAAGATAGTCTTTATATCGTTATGCGCGTGTACTTTGAAAAACCTCGAACCACCGTCGGTTGGAAAGGACTCATTAGTGATCCTGATTTAGATAAATCATTTAAAGTAGCGAAAGGCTTAAATCTTGCGCGCAGCTTATTGATGGAAATTAACGAGCTAGGTTTACCCGCAGGTACTGAATTTTTAGACATGGTAACAGGCCAATACATCTCAGATCTAATCTCTTGGGGTGCTATTGGTGCTAGAACGACTGAAAGCCAAGTACACAGAGAGCTAGCTTCAGCGTTGTCTTGTCCCGTTGGGTTTAAAAATGGTACCGATGGTAATATTCAAATTGCCGTTGATGCGATAAAAGCGTCAAGCGTTCCACATGTGTTGTACTCACCTGATAAAAGTGGCCAAATGTGTATATATCAAACTCATGGTAACCCTTTTGCTCACGTTATTTTACGCGGTGGCAAAACACCAAACTATCATGCAAGTAATGTTAGCGACACATTAGAAAAGTTAACCGCTAATGATATTAATACCGGTATTATGGTTGATTGTAGCCACGGTAATAGTGACAAAGATCATCGAAAACAAATTAATGTTGCACGCTCTATTGCCGATCAAGTTACTAACGGCACCAAAGGAATTTCAGGTGTAATGGTGGAAAGTTTCTTAGCGGAAGGTAAGCAAAAAGTTGTTAGTAACGAATCGTTAGTATACGGACAAAGTATTACCGATGCCTGTGTTGATTTAACCACTAGCGAAGATATGCTCGATATACTTGCCACAGCCGTTAAAAACGCAAGAAGTTAA
- the rcsF gene encoding Rcs stress response system protein RcsF produces MKHFTFSILVLGFCSLLISACTNQYAVNTNLDKENFSQYFSPAAVTIYQNEQEFTAKYKSLGGVEGESCQRKAHHELPNEIDARTHARSAAYQLGANAIIFSGCTLIEDNQANKQCIRTRVCYGRAFFIDKTNNTKQ; encoded by the coding sequence ATGAAGCACTTCACTTTTTCAATTTTAGTATTAGGATTTTGCTCGTTACTGATCAGTGCATGCACCAACCAGTACGCTGTTAACACCAATCTAGATAAAGAGAATTTTTCTCAATATTTTTCACCTGCTGCGGTTACCATTTATCAAAATGAACAAGAGTTTACAGCGAAATATAAATCACTTGGTGGTGTTGAGGGTGAGTCTTGCCAGCGTAAAGCACACCACGAACTTCCAAATGAAATTGATGCAAGAACGCATGCACGCAGCGCGGCTTATCAACTAGGTGCTAATGCCATAATTTTCTCAGGTTGTACTTTGATAGAAGATAACCAGGCAAATAAACAATGTATTCGCACGCGGGTGTGTTATGGCAGAGCATTTTTTATCGATAAGACGAATAATACAAAGCAATGA
- the tsaA gene encoding tRNA (N6-threonylcarbamoyladenosine(37)-N6)-methyltransferase TrmO: MSSFQFSPIGYVHSPYKEKFAIPRQPGLVSAAHGTIELINDFNQQEFTRGLADFSHIWVLFVFHQTAKQGWKPLIRPPRLGGNKKIGVLASRSTFRPNPIGMSVLSLDDISFTKQQCLLHVSGLDLLEGTPVLDIKPYVPYSDSVPEANASYANQAPSEPITVSITKSVNEFLLHVNTRYPQLTSLITQVLEQDPRPAYKQQQVDDKIYGIRLYEFNIKWRLISARNIEVFDICYDNKNK; encoded by the coding sequence ATGAGTAGTTTTCAGTTCTCACCTATTGGTTATGTACATTCTCCCTATAAAGAAAAGTTTGCGATACCACGGCAACCAGGTCTAGTTAGCGCAGCACACGGCACTATTGAATTAATTAACGACTTTAACCAGCAAGAGTTTACTCGGGGTTTAGCTGATTTTAGTCATATTTGGGTATTGTTCGTTTTTCATCAAACCGCCAAACAGGGCTGGAAACCCTTAATTCGACCACCGCGCCTTGGTGGAAACAAAAAAATTGGTGTACTCGCTTCTCGATCTACGTTTAGACCAAACCCTATTGGCATGTCAGTCTTATCGTTAGATGATATATCCTTTACTAAACAACAATGTTTGTTGCATGTGTCTGGTCTTGATTTACTAGAAGGTACTCCGGTTTTAGATATTAAACCCTACGTGCCATACTCCGATTCAGTACCCGAAGCTAATGCAAGCTATGCCAATCAAGCCCCCAGTGAACCTATTACCGTCAGTATCACCAAATCCGTCAATGAATTTCTATTGCACGTTAATACACGATACCCACAGTTAACGTCATTGATCACACAAGTACTTGAACAAGATCCTCGGCCTGCCTATAAACAACAGCAGGTTGACGATAAAATTTACGGCATTCGTCTTTATGAATTTAATATAAAGTGGCGACTGATTTCCGCCAGAAATATTGAAGTATTTGACATATGCTATGACAATAAAAACAAATAG